The Coregonus clupeaformis isolate EN_2021a chromosome 13, ASM2061545v1, whole genome shotgun sequence genome includes a region encoding these proteins:
- the LOC121579407 gene encoding drebrin isoform X3: protein MAVNLGKNRLALLTAYQDVINETSSTDWALYSYEGNTNDLTLASSGAGGLPEITVTFDNGRVMYGFCSLKEPTAALPRYVLINWVGEDVPDARKCQCASHVANIAEFFQVSLTEGVNVIINASTMEDIEPSAIGQRLTNGTASVASPVLSRLRTREEENGEHGVGTVYTKTNAEIEMKKINREEFWEQAKREEELRKEEERKKVAEERQRFEEERMELERKEQEDREKRYRERERQIEEHRKKMQEEEEAKERTRNQPLITAELSYEDLEKEKKESEVEEAKALIAQRADNPREFFKQKEKAVATGVDISPASSHRTGRLDSPLPGRLDSPFLKQQHSPSEPSPPPLRTPPHARLQPTTPGSLDHSVGMSPTPVPQIVTTPIQEAEDDSRNEWGEPKQQPGPVQDSTPTKPIQSVAPQTRTDSKAPSSAPDDYDPFSGFRPLPAPTAADPMVDLWDCSPATGIAPSQAPPPGGRPQPLLSFDEMGDVPFCPGGSEGVEDEPSSLVDVAGTHDMTMSYQQALQHASEDTQLMTNGETLLKEGTQASEGYFSQSQEEEECSAKMTPTSVFYNKPPEIDITCWDTDPVMEDSD, encoded by the exons ctgGAGGTCTACCAGAGATCACAGTGACCTTTGATAATGGCCGGGTCATGTACGGCTTCTGCAGCCTGAAGGAGCCCACGGCTGCACTGCCGCGCTACGTCCTCATCAACTgg gttGGTGAGGATGTGCCTGATGCCAGGAAGTGTCAGTGTGCCAGCCATGTGGCTAACATTGCAGAGTTTTTCCAGGTCAGTCTCACTGAG GGAGTCAACGTCATCATCAACGCCAGCACCATGGAGGACATCGAACCATCTGCCATTGGACAGAGACTGACAAATGGGACAGCTTCGGTGGCCAGCCCCGTCCTCAGCCGGCTGAGAACCAGAGAGGAGGAGAATGGAGAGCATGGAGTG GGCACCGTGTACACCAAAACCAACGCAGAGATCGAGATGAAGAAGATCAATAGAGAGGAATTTTGGGAACAAGCCAAG CGTGAGGAAGAgttgagaaaggaggaggagaggaagaaggttGCTGAGGAGAGGCAACGATtcgaggaggagaggatggagctgGAAAGGAAAGAGCAGGAGGATAGAGAGAAGAGGTACCGcgagagggagaggcagatcgAGGAACACAG AAAGAAGatgcaggaggaagaggaggccaaaGAGAGGACACGGAATCAGCCCCTcata acagCAGAACTTAGCTATGAGGacctggagaaggagaagaaggagtcTGAAGTGGAG GAGGCGAAAGCCCTCATTGCCCAGCGAGCGGACAACCCCAGGGAGTTCTTTAAGCAGAAGGAGAAGGCTGTGGCCACTGGTGTGGACATCTCCCCTGCCTCTAGCCACAGGACCG GCCGTTTGGACAGCCCGTTACCAGGCCGTTTGGACAGCCCGTTTTTGAAGCAGCAGCACAGTCCCAGCGAGCCCAGTCCGCCCCCCCTCCGCACCCCGCCTCACGCGAGGCTACAGCCCACTACACCCG GGAGCTTAGATCACAGTGTGGGAATGTCCCCAACGCCCGTCCCCCAAATTGTCACCACACCCATCCAGGAGGCGGAGGATGACAGCCGGAATGAGTGGG GTGAGCCCAAGCAGCAGCCAGGCCCGGTCCAGGACTCCACCCCCACCAAGCCCATTCAGAGTGTGGCACCCCAGACCCGCACAGACTCCAAAGCCCCGTCCTCAGCACCGGACGACTATGACCCCTTCTCAGGCTTCAGGCCCCTGCCTGCCCCCACTGCCGCAGACCCCATGGTGGACCTATGGGACTGCAGCCCTGCCACCGGCATCGCCCCCTCTCAGGCCCCACCCCCTGGAGGGCGACCCCAGCCCCTGCTGAGCTTCGACGAGATGGGGGACGTACCATTCTGCCCGGGGGGTTCCGAGGGGGTCGAGGATGAGCCCTCCAGCCTAGTGGACGTGGCCGGGACCCACGATATGACCATGAGCTACCAGCAAGCACTGCAGCACGCTTCAGAGGACACTCAGCTGATGACCAACGGGGAGACGCTGCTCAAAGAAGGGACTCAG gCGAGCGAGGGCTACTTCAGCCAAtcgcaggaggaggaggagtgctctGCTAAAATGACCCCAACGTCAGTGTTTTATAACAAGCCaccag AGATTGACATCACATGCTGGGACACAGACCCTGTAATGGAAGACAGCGACTAG
- the LOC121579407 gene encoding drebrin isoform X4 — translation MAVNLGKNRLALLTAYQDVINETSSTDWALYSYEGNTNDLTLASSGAGGLPEITVTFDNGRVMYGFCSLKEPTAALPRYVLINWVGEDVPDARKCQCASHVANIAEFFQVSLTEGVNVIINASTMEDIEPSAIGQRLTNGTASVASPVLSRLRTREEENGEHGVGTVYTKTNAEIEMKKINREEFWEQAKREEELRKEEERKKVAEERQRFEEERMELERKEQEDREKRYRERERQIEEHRKKMQEEEEAKERTRNQPLITAELSYEDLEKEKKESEVEEAKALIAQRADNPREFFKQKEKAVATGVDISPASSHRTDGDDEGSLDHSVGMSPTPVPQIVTTPIQEAEDDSRNEWGEPKQQPGPVQDSTPTKPIQSVAPQTRTDSKAPSSAPDDYDPFSGFRPLPAPTAADPMVDLWDCSPATGIAPSQAPPPGGRPQPLLSFDEMGDVPFCPGGSEGVEDEPSSLVDVAGTHDMTMSYQQALQHASEDTQLMTNGETLLKEGTQASEGYFSQSQEEEECSAKMTPTSVFYNKPPEIDITCWDTDPVMEDSD, via the exons ctgGAGGTCTACCAGAGATCACAGTGACCTTTGATAATGGCCGGGTCATGTACGGCTTCTGCAGCCTGAAGGAGCCCACGGCTGCACTGCCGCGCTACGTCCTCATCAACTgg gttGGTGAGGATGTGCCTGATGCCAGGAAGTGTCAGTGTGCCAGCCATGTGGCTAACATTGCAGAGTTTTTCCAGGTCAGTCTCACTGAG GGAGTCAACGTCATCATCAACGCCAGCACCATGGAGGACATCGAACCATCTGCCATTGGACAGAGACTGACAAATGGGACAGCTTCGGTGGCCAGCCCCGTCCTCAGCCGGCTGAGAACCAGAGAGGAGGAGAATGGAGAGCATGGAGTG GGCACCGTGTACACCAAAACCAACGCAGAGATCGAGATGAAGAAGATCAATAGAGAGGAATTTTGGGAACAAGCCAAG CGTGAGGAAGAgttgagaaaggaggaggagaggaagaaggttGCTGAGGAGAGGCAACGATtcgaggaggagaggatggagctgGAAAGGAAAGAGCAGGAGGATAGAGAGAAGAGGTACCGcgagagggagaggcagatcgAGGAACACAG AAAGAAGatgcaggaggaagaggaggccaaaGAGAGGACACGGAATCAGCCCCTcata acagCAGAACTTAGCTATGAGGacctggagaaggagaagaaggagtcTGAAGTGGAG GAGGCGAAAGCCCTCATTGCCCAGCGAGCGGACAACCCCAGGGAGTTCTTTAAGCAGAAGGAGAAGGCTGTGGCCACTGGTGTGGACATCTCCCCTGCCTCTAGCCACAGGACCG ATGGTGATGATGAAGGGAGCTTAGATCACAGTGTGGGAATGTCCCCAACGCCCGTCCCCCAAATTGTCACCACACCCATCCAGGAGGCGGAGGATGACAGCCGGAATGAGTGGG GTGAGCCCAAGCAGCAGCCAGGCCCGGTCCAGGACTCCACCCCCACCAAGCCCATTCAGAGTGTGGCACCCCAGACCCGCACAGACTCCAAAGCCCCGTCCTCAGCACCGGACGACTATGACCCCTTCTCAGGCTTCAGGCCCCTGCCTGCCCCCACTGCCGCAGACCCCATGGTGGACCTATGGGACTGCAGCCCTGCCACCGGCATCGCCCCCTCTCAGGCCCCACCCCCTGGAGGGCGACCCCAGCCCCTGCTGAGCTTCGACGAGATGGGGGACGTACCATTCTGCCCGGGGGGTTCCGAGGGGGTCGAGGATGAGCCCTCCAGCCTAGTGGACGTGGCCGGGACCCACGATATGACCATGAGCTACCAGCAAGCACTGCAGCACGCTTCAGAGGACACTCAGCTGATGACCAACGGGGAGACGCTGCTCAAAGAAGGGACTCAG gCGAGCGAGGGCTACTTCAGCCAAtcgcaggaggaggaggagtgctctGCTAAAATGACCCCAACGTCAGTGTTTTATAACAAGCCaccag AGATTGACATCACATGCTGGGACACAGACCCTGTAATGGAAGACAGCGACTAG
- the LOC121579407 gene encoding drebrin isoform X1, producing MAVNLGKNRLALLTAYQDVINETSSTDWALYSYEGNTNDLTLASSGAGGLPEITVTFDNGRVMYGFCSLKEPTAALPRYVLINWVGEDVPDARKCQCASHVANIAEFFQVSLTEGVNVIINASTMEDIEPSAIGQRLTNGTASVASPVLSRLRTREEENGEHGVGTVYTKTNAEIEMKKINREEFWEQAKREEELRKEEERKKVAEERQRFEEERMELERKEQEDREKRYRERERQIEEHRKKMQEEEEAKERTRNQPLITAELSYEDLEKEKKESEVEEAKALIAQRADNPREFFKQKEKAVATGVDISPASSHRTGRLDSPLPGRLDSPFLKQQHSPSEPSPPPLRTPPHARLQPTTPDGDDEGSLDHSVGMSPTPVPQIVTTPIQEAEDDSRNEWGEPKQQPGPVQDSTPTKPIQSVAPQTRTDSKAPSSAPDDYDPFSGFRPLPAPTAADPMVDLWDCSPATGIAPSQAPPPGGRPQPLLSFDEMGDVPFCPGGSEGVEDEPSSLVDVAGTHDMTMSYQQALQHASEDTQLMTNGETLLKEGTQASEGYFSQSQEEEECSAKMTPTSVFYNKPPEIDITCWDTDPVMEDSD from the exons ctgGAGGTCTACCAGAGATCACAGTGACCTTTGATAATGGCCGGGTCATGTACGGCTTCTGCAGCCTGAAGGAGCCCACGGCTGCACTGCCGCGCTACGTCCTCATCAACTgg gttGGTGAGGATGTGCCTGATGCCAGGAAGTGTCAGTGTGCCAGCCATGTGGCTAACATTGCAGAGTTTTTCCAGGTCAGTCTCACTGAG GGAGTCAACGTCATCATCAACGCCAGCACCATGGAGGACATCGAACCATCTGCCATTGGACAGAGACTGACAAATGGGACAGCTTCGGTGGCCAGCCCCGTCCTCAGCCGGCTGAGAACCAGAGAGGAGGAGAATGGAGAGCATGGAGTG GGCACCGTGTACACCAAAACCAACGCAGAGATCGAGATGAAGAAGATCAATAGAGAGGAATTTTGGGAACAAGCCAAG CGTGAGGAAGAgttgagaaaggaggaggagaggaagaaggttGCTGAGGAGAGGCAACGATtcgaggaggagaggatggagctgGAAAGGAAAGAGCAGGAGGATAGAGAGAAGAGGTACCGcgagagggagaggcagatcgAGGAACACAG AAAGAAGatgcaggaggaagaggaggccaaaGAGAGGACACGGAATCAGCCCCTcata acagCAGAACTTAGCTATGAGGacctggagaaggagaagaaggagtcTGAAGTGGAG GAGGCGAAAGCCCTCATTGCCCAGCGAGCGGACAACCCCAGGGAGTTCTTTAAGCAGAAGGAGAAGGCTGTGGCCACTGGTGTGGACATCTCCCCTGCCTCTAGCCACAGGACCG GCCGTTTGGACAGCCCGTTACCAGGCCGTTTGGACAGCCCGTTTTTGAAGCAGCAGCACAGTCCCAGCGAGCCCAGTCCGCCCCCCCTCCGCACCCCGCCTCACGCGAGGCTACAGCCCACTACACCCG ATGGTGATGATGAAGGGAGCTTAGATCACAGTGTGGGAATGTCCCCAACGCCCGTCCCCCAAATTGTCACCACACCCATCCAGGAGGCGGAGGATGACAGCCGGAATGAGTGGG GTGAGCCCAAGCAGCAGCCAGGCCCGGTCCAGGACTCCACCCCCACCAAGCCCATTCAGAGTGTGGCACCCCAGACCCGCACAGACTCCAAAGCCCCGTCCTCAGCACCGGACGACTATGACCCCTTCTCAGGCTTCAGGCCCCTGCCTGCCCCCACTGCCGCAGACCCCATGGTGGACCTATGGGACTGCAGCCCTGCCACCGGCATCGCCCCCTCTCAGGCCCCACCCCCTGGAGGGCGACCCCAGCCCCTGCTGAGCTTCGACGAGATGGGGGACGTACCATTCTGCCCGGGGGGTTCCGAGGGGGTCGAGGATGAGCCCTCCAGCCTAGTGGACGTGGCCGGGACCCACGATATGACCATGAGCTACCAGCAAGCACTGCAGCACGCTTCAGAGGACACTCAGCTGATGACCAACGGGGAGACGCTGCTCAAAGAAGGGACTCAG gCGAGCGAGGGCTACTTCAGCCAAtcgcaggaggaggaggagtgctctGCTAAAATGACCCCAACGTCAGTGTTTTATAACAAGCCaccag AGATTGACATCACATGCTGGGACACAGACCCTGTAATGGAAGACAGCGACTAG
- the LOC121579407 gene encoding drebrin isoform X2, with protein MAVNLGKNRLALLTAYQDVINETSSTDWALYSYEGNTNDLTLASSGAGGLPEITVTFDNGRVMYGFCSLKEPTAALPRYVLINWVGEDVPDARKCQCASHVANIAEFFQGVNVIINASTMEDIEPSAIGQRLTNGTASVASPVLSRLRTREEENGEHGVGTVYTKTNAEIEMKKINREEFWEQAKREEELRKEEERKKVAEERQRFEEERMELERKEQEDREKRYRERERQIEEHRKKMQEEEEAKERTRNQPLITAELSYEDLEKEKKESEVEEAKALIAQRADNPREFFKQKEKAVATGVDISPASSHRTGRLDSPLPGRLDSPFLKQQHSPSEPSPPPLRTPPHARLQPTTPDGDDEGSLDHSVGMSPTPVPQIVTTPIQEAEDDSRNEWGEPKQQPGPVQDSTPTKPIQSVAPQTRTDSKAPSSAPDDYDPFSGFRPLPAPTAADPMVDLWDCSPATGIAPSQAPPPGGRPQPLLSFDEMGDVPFCPGGSEGVEDEPSSLVDVAGTHDMTMSYQQALQHASEDTQLMTNGETLLKEGTQASEGYFSQSQEEEECSAKMTPTSVFYNKPPEIDITCWDTDPVMEDSD; from the exons ctgGAGGTCTACCAGAGATCACAGTGACCTTTGATAATGGCCGGGTCATGTACGGCTTCTGCAGCCTGAAGGAGCCCACGGCTGCACTGCCGCGCTACGTCCTCATCAACTgg gttGGTGAGGATGTGCCTGATGCCAGGAAGTGTCAGTGTGCCAGCCATGTGGCTAACATTGCAGAGTTTTTCCAG GGAGTCAACGTCATCATCAACGCCAGCACCATGGAGGACATCGAACCATCTGCCATTGGACAGAGACTGACAAATGGGACAGCTTCGGTGGCCAGCCCCGTCCTCAGCCGGCTGAGAACCAGAGAGGAGGAGAATGGAGAGCATGGAGTG GGCACCGTGTACACCAAAACCAACGCAGAGATCGAGATGAAGAAGATCAATAGAGAGGAATTTTGGGAACAAGCCAAG CGTGAGGAAGAgttgagaaaggaggaggagaggaagaaggttGCTGAGGAGAGGCAACGATtcgaggaggagaggatggagctgGAAAGGAAAGAGCAGGAGGATAGAGAGAAGAGGTACCGcgagagggagaggcagatcgAGGAACACAG AAAGAAGatgcaggaggaagaggaggccaaaGAGAGGACACGGAATCAGCCCCTcata acagCAGAACTTAGCTATGAGGacctggagaaggagaagaaggagtcTGAAGTGGAG GAGGCGAAAGCCCTCATTGCCCAGCGAGCGGACAACCCCAGGGAGTTCTTTAAGCAGAAGGAGAAGGCTGTGGCCACTGGTGTGGACATCTCCCCTGCCTCTAGCCACAGGACCG GCCGTTTGGACAGCCCGTTACCAGGCCGTTTGGACAGCCCGTTTTTGAAGCAGCAGCACAGTCCCAGCGAGCCCAGTCCGCCCCCCCTCCGCACCCCGCCTCACGCGAGGCTACAGCCCACTACACCCG ATGGTGATGATGAAGGGAGCTTAGATCACAGTGTGGGAATGTCCCCAACGCCCGTCCCCCAAATTGTCACCACACCCATCCAGGAGGCGGAGGATGACAGCCGGAATGAGTGGG GTGAGCCCAAGCAGCAGCCAGGCCCGGTCCAGGACTCCACCCCCACCAAGCCCATTCAGAGTGTGGCACCCCAGACCCGCACAGACTCCAAAGCCCCGTCCTCAGCACCGGACGACTATGACCCCTTCTCAGGCTTCAGGCCCCTGCCTGCCCCCACTGCCGCAGACCCCATGGTGGACCTATGGGACTGCAGCCCTGCCACCGGCATCGCCCCCTCTCAGGCCCCACCCCCTGGAGGGCGACCCCAGCCCCTGCTGAGCTTCGACGAGATGGGGGACGTACCATTCTGCCCGGGGGGTTCCGAGGGGGTCGAGGATGAGCCCTCCAGCCTAGTGGACGTGGCCGGGACCCACGATATGACCATGAGCTACCAGCAAGCACTGCAGCACGCTTCAGAGGACACTCAGCTGATGACCAACGGGGAGACGCTGCTCAAAGAAGGGACTCAG gCGAGCGAGGGCTACTTCAGCCAAtcgcaggaggaggaggagtgctctGCTAAAATGACCCCAACGTCAGTGTTTTATAACAAGCCaccag AGATTGACATCACATGCTGGGACACAGACCCTGTAATGGAAGACAGCGACTAG